CACCAAACTGCGCGGCTATGTGCATACCATCCGCGAGCGCATTCAAGGCAATTTCTCCGAGCTCGATGCGCTGCTGGCCAACGAGGAAATCCAAATCGCGCAGTTCAACGAACGCTACGCGGCGCTGGACAAGCGACTGACGGACCTCGACGCGGGGCTGGGCGATTGAGACTGAATGATTGTTTCCTACAAAAGCATCCGATGCGCAAACCCCTCGTTCAGGCAGCCCTATTCAGGGAGGGGCAAATTCCCCCCCCTGAATAAAGCACACGCACGTTTTACCAATCTATCTGAAAACTCAGCACCGGTGTCAGTCCCGATTGCTCCCTGAACACCCATTGATTCAGGTCGGGGTCATAAGTGCGGTTGAGCGGGTCCACGTTGCGGCGCCCCATCACGTTTTGAACATCCAGCGCAAGCCACCATGCCGCGCGCGGGTTGTTTTTCCGAAAAGCAATGCGCAAATCAGGGCGGAAATACGCTTCCACGCGCTCTTGAAAAGCGCGGTTTTCGTCCAACAATGGCTCTGGCGAGTAGCGATTGACGGTCTGTCCGGGCAACAAAGGCATCAGTCGTTGACCGCCATTGTAGATGACGCGCAAGCCGAGCTGTAGCATGGAGGCGTTGCGAAACGTCCACTCCTTGCCGCCCGTGAAAGTGGCTGACTTGCCGCTGTCGAACACCGTCGGGTGCTCGCGCCCGCTGATGTCTTTATACCGCGACCGCATCACCGAGCCACCGACAATGAAAAAAGTGCCGCCCGTGAACGATTTTTCCACGCTTGCATCCAAGCCGATGTTTTCGCCCGCGCCACTGTTGGTCATTTCCTGTTTGGCAAAACCGTCAATCGTGTTCAGGATGCTCCAACTGCTCGCCGGGTTTTTCGCCACCGGCACGTCCCTGAATGTTTGGCGATAGACCTCCACATGAATACGCGACGCTTGGCCCAACAGCCAATCCCAGCCAGCCACGAGGTGTTGCGCTCTTATCAAGTCCGTGCTCAGGTTCACTTCCCTCCCGCCGATGCGAGTGAAATAGTTGCCCAACGGCAGCACCCGCCCGTGCAGCCCCCATGCGAGGCTGATGGATTGTTTTTCCGAAAACTGATACTTGGCAGCAAGGCGCGGCTCGATGCTCGAAGTCGCGTTGAGGGTGAAAAACAAGGCGTGCAGACCCGCATTGAAAGTCAGTTTGTCGGTCGGTCGGAATCTGAATTGAAAATACGGCTGCAACAGTTGGGTACTGCCTTTCGCGCCGATGGACGACGAGTCGCCCAGCGTCTCGCGGAAAAAATCGTAAGGTATGTGGTTGATGAAAAAGCCGGTTTTCAGCGCCACGCGCGGGCCGAATTTTTTGCTCAAAAACGAGGACAACACGAAGCGCCCCTCCTTGTATCGCTCGGTGTTCACGGCAAATGGCACCCGCGCCGCATTGAGCGTGTCGTTCCGCCAGTCAACGTCCTGTCCCGTTGCGACGATACTGGTTTTCAAATATGCGGTTTCATCGAGCAACACCGTGTGCGTGGCACCCACCGCGCCCATGCTCGTGTTGAAATGGCGGGTGAAGTAGTCGGAATACGAGCGCCATTCGGCGGTATCTTCCACGGCATTCTCGGTCTCTTGGCTCAGGCCGCCGATGCCCCAAAGCGTGAACAAGTGTTTTTTGTTTTTGGAGGGAAAATAAAGGTTGAAAGACAAATCCTGAAAAGTGTTGTCAATGCGCTCGCCCACGAGGTGTAGGCCCATTTTGTTCAAAATACCAAGCGTGGAATAGCGGTAATTGACCAAATAGGTGGCTTCTCCGCCTTTTTTGAACGGGCCTTCCGTGCTAAAATCAAGCCCCAACATCCCGGCGCGAAAAGTGTAGGCCCGCTTGTCGGGATTGCCTTTTCGGAAATGAATGTCGAACACGCCGCTGTAGGCGTTGCCGTATTCAGCCGGAAAAGCCCCGGTGCTAAAGTCAGAGTTGGCGAGCATGCTGATGGAGAATATCGTGATGCCGCCACCGGAGGAGCCGCGTCGGGCAAAGTGATTGGGGTTCGGGATGTCCACGCCCTCCAATCGCCAGAGCAGGCCGATGCCAGAGTTGCCACGCACCACGATGTCGGAGCGGCTGTCGCGGCTGGGTTGCACGCCCGGCAGGGCTTGCGCCATTCTACCCGGGTCGTTGGCACTGGCAGCGTAGCGTTGAGTTTCGTCCACCGAAAAAGAGCGCGTGCTAAGCAAGGCGAGTTCGTTGATGGGTTCGTTGCCGCGGCGCCGAGCCGACACCACCACCTCCTGCGTTTTCAGCACCGCCTCCGTAAGCCCGATGGTCAAGTGCGTCTCGCGCACACTACTTACGATGAGCGGGTCGCTTAGCCAAGGGTCGTAGCCAAAGTAGGTGCATTGGATTTGGTGGCGGCCAAGCGGGACGTTTTTTAGAGAAAACTTGCCCTCCGCGTCCGATACCGCCCCGATGGCGGGAGTGGTGTTCAGCACCTGCACCGTCGCACCGACAAGCGGTTGGCGCGAGTCCTTGTCGAGCACGATGCCGGAAATGGACTGCGTTTGGGCTGTAAGAAAAAGAGGGGGAAATAGCGCGATAAAGAAGATGTGGATGTTTTTCATGAAAGTCGGATTTTGTGTCGTTTGTGCGGAGCTTGAAGATTGCTGGTTGTTTGTTGTTCGTTGTTTGTTGTTTGTTGCTGGTTGTTTGTTGTTCGTTGTTTGTTGTTTGTTGTTTGTTGCTGGTTGTTTGTTGTTTGTTGTTTGTTGGTGGTTGTTTGTTGTTCGTTGGTGGTTGTTTGTTGTTCGTTGGTGGTTGTTTTCCGCCGCGCTTGGTGTTTTCACCAAGCGCTGTCGCGGTGATCGTTGCGTTGCTGCTCGCGATACTGCTTGGTGAAAACACCAAGCAGGGCGCGGAAATATCTTCGATCTCGTGTTGAATTAAGAAATTCATTCCCAATTCGCATGAACAGTCCCAAACGGGAATCAGCCTTCCGCCTTCCATCCTCTCCACCCTTTATCGTACCACAAACCGCCGCACGCCCATGCGCTGCTCCCCACTTGCTTGCAGCCAGTACACTCCCGGTGTCAGGTGAACAGGCAAGCGTACCGCTGCCGCGTCAGAAGGCGTGAGCCATTGCGAGTGTAGCACCCGCCCTTGCACGTCGAGCACTTGCACCCACGTCGCGTCGTGCCATTCATCGGCAAAACGAAGCCACAATGTGCCGCCTGTCGGCACGGGGTTGGGCCACACACTAAAGCCGTCGTGGCGTGTGGAGATATTCTTCACGCGGCTTACCTGTGCGTCGTCGAACAGTTGCATGGTGATGCAGTGCAATGCGCCATCCCAGCCGATGATTTTATTGCAGTCAATGCCGACGACCGTGTGGTTGGGTAGGAGCGAGGCGTAGGTGGCCAAGGCCAGCGAGTCGTTTGGGTGCGAATAGGTCGGCACGAGGAGGTGGTTGTTGAGCAGCAGCGCGTTGGCGTAGGTTTTCCAGTTGTCGGCGTGTGGCAGGCGAGCGATGCGATAAGGCTGTCCGTTGGGCGATTCCAATGCCGCCAACAGATTGTAATTGTGTTCTAGCGAGTCATGGTTGGCACTTGAGCCAAGCGCCACGCTCGACACGACGAGGGTGCTGTCGTCGAGCAATTTTACCTGCATATCAATGTGTTTCCAGTAGTCGTTGTGCTGCGATTTGAGCGCCACCACTTGTTTTATGCCCATATAATGCTCCAAGTCGGCGTGGATTTGCTGTTTGCTCATGTTGGGGTTGCGCGAGTAGAGGCCGTTGGTGCAAAAAAGCGTGCCGTGCCCGTCCACCATCAAGTTGCCGCCATCGAACACCCACGGAAGCTCAAACACTGACAGGCCCCACAGGTTGGCCAAGTTGGTCGGCAGGTACTCATCCATGCCGCTATTGGCGTGGTCGTCGAATTCCATGAACGCCATGCCCTCGTCAGTCATAATCGCAAAGGGGCCGTGGTCGCGTATCCACATGCGCTCACAAGGAACGTGCACGAAGCTCACGTTGTCCAGCGACACGCCGTCCTGAGTCAGTCTGCTGCGCATGATGTTTTCCTCGCCCATGTCGCGCACCACGCAAATGGTCTCCGCCGCTTCCCGACAAGCGGCTATTAGAGGCGAATAAAGACTCCAAGTGTTTGGGTTGAAGTCCCATTCTATCAAGACGGCTTTTGCGGGCGCATATTCGGGCGGGGTGAAAGGGTGGATGGGTTGGGCGTGGACGAGGAGCGGAGCCGCGAGCAGTAGGAAGGTGTAGAAGTGCTTTTTCATAAAAATTTCATTGATGACGCGAGTGTTTGTCACGACTAATCGGCGGTCATTCTTATCAATCCGTTTTCCTTTTGACATGTTGGATATTCTGAACAACAAGCACTGCCGGCCTTCGCGATTGCCCATGCAGGGCTTTCTTTTTGCATGGCTGTTTTTGATGCAAAGTTGCCATTCGACGAGCGAAGGGCAAAGTGCTCCCGCCCATTTCACATCAGACATGAAGCCTCTTCGTGCGATTCCGAATGATGCCTCACGCTACTATTTGCTGCAAAATGCCATAGGCGATATATCCGTCGAGAACGTGGACAACTTTTTCATGGTAGATGAAGCGGGGTCTCTGTTGACTCATTGAGCCAGTGAGTGGATTTGCGCTTCATTCTTCCAATCTTTTGTCGGGTTGCAGCAGCCGCTCCTTCAGCAGCGAATAAAACTTTTCCGAGCCAAAAGCCGAGGGGTTGACCCGCCCCATCCGCGGCGCTGAGCACGCATCTTTGGTCAAATAAATTTTGCCGCCCAGGCCCCACACCAAGTCGTCTAATTTTTCCACTAAATGGAAAATAGTCTTCGTGCGCGGAAAATCCAGCGCCAGCGAATAGCCCTTGATGGGGAATGAGTGCACTGCTTCCGGCGGGCGCTCTCCGTGGCGTTTTAGCACCGTCAGAAACGGCGTTTCGGGGCTTGTTTGAATCAGCGCGAGCATCTTTTTCAGTCCTTCCAAACTTTGTTCTTCCGGCAGGCAACATTGGTATTGGATGAAGCCGCGCCGCCCGTAAAGCCGATTCCAATGGCCGATGCGGTCGAGTGGATAGAAACAAGCATCGAGGTCAACAACCTTTTCGTTAGGTTGGTTTTTTCTATAAAAAAGTTCGTTGTAGGTCTTGATGGTCAACGGATTGAGCAGCCAAGCAGGGGCGAACAGCGGAACGCTCACGGATTTTTTTGCCGGAAATGCGAGCGGCGAACTCGCCTCTTTTTCTCTCAGATGCTCCGCCAGAAACACGGCTCCTCGCCCGTGCGGGTGCGTCCCGTCGAGCCATGCCACTTGATAGGGCCATTGGCGGTTTTCCTCGAAGGCGCTGAACAACCCGTCCAAATCGGCGGCTCGCAATGTCACCTGTCGGAGTTGTGCGGATGATATTTCCATTAACTGGAATTTCGCGGAAAGGATGATGCCCGTCCAGCCCATGCCGCCGCAAGTCTGCCAAAACAAGTCGGGGCGCTCCGTGCGCGAGCAGGTCACGATTTCCCCCGATGCGAGCATCAGCTCGAACGAGTGCAGCCAATTGGAGAAACAGCCTTTTGCGGGGTGGTTTTTGCCGTGCACATCGCTGGCAATGGCTCCGCCGACGGTGATGAACTTGATGCCGGGCGTGACGTGGAAGAACCATCCCGCTGGCACGACGAGGCCGAGCAAGTCTGCCAACAACACGCCTGCCTGACATTCTATTTGACCTGTTTGAGGCTCGAAATGCAGCACGCGATTGAGGCGCAGCGTCGAGAGGACGGAGGGGCCAAGCGCTGCGTCGCCGTAACATTTTCCGTTGCCGCGAGCAATAAGGCGCTCCTGCGATAACAGGCACGCTCTCACCTCCTCGATACTTTCGGGCGTGGCGACGCGGGCCTCGGTCGCGGGGTAATTGCCCCAATTGGCAAGTGTGGTTTGGGTGAGCATCATGGCACGGGTGTTTATTTCAGACGAATCATACCGTGATTTGCTGGGTTTTGTCGGTTCAACATGATTGCTCTCCTTGGTTTTGGGCGGATTGCGTTTGTGGCCATGCCCGAAATTTGGCGGCGCGAGTTAAGTATTCAAAAAGTAAGCGCATCAGCGCAAATGGTTTGGCCGGAGCCAGTCGCTCATCCTGCGCAATAGGGTGGTGTCGGTGGGAGCAAAGAAGTTGGAAGGGTTCTGCGACGAGTGAAAAACCCACGTTGACAGTCCTTTCTTGGCTAAGGTGATTTCTTCGGGCAAGTCGGGCGGCTGTACATAGAAGAGCCTGAAAACCAGCGAGTCTGGCGAGGCAAGGTGCAGCGTGGTGCGTTGGAGCCACGTCTCGCGGGCACGGCTTTCGTCGAAGTGGTCGGCAAAAGGGCTGCCGTTGAGGCGGTTGAAAAGGGATAGCCAAGCCAGCATCGTGTCGTGGGGTACTGGGGTGAGCGAGGGTGTTTCCCATAGCCGCGCAGAGTCGTTTTTTTCGAATAAAACGGGTGCCTGCTCGGGCCATTCGAGCATGACGGCACGGACCGTCTGAGGGTCGAACTGCGCCACCGTGGGGCTTCGGAAGTAGTGCAGGGATTTTGAGAAAATACCGCGCAGGTGATTTTCCACCAAATAAATGCCTTCGTGGCGGCTGAGGCGGATGTAGGTGGCGGGTTGGCCGTTTTCGGTGTGCTCGTCGCCGATTTCAAACTGCTCAAGCATTTTGCTGTCTCGAAAAACGAGGATTTGCAGGCGTTTTTTTTCGGAAAAACCGAGCGTGTCGGGGCGGCGGGTTTTCACTATGCGCAAGGAACGAATGGAGCGGAGGGCTTGGAGGATATGCTCGATTTTTTCGGCCTCCACGACGACGGAACGCAAATCCTGCGCCGCTGCCCAGCCTGCCTCGGTGCGTTCGAGCAGCAGTTCCGATTGGTCGGGGTGCAGGATGGTCACTTGCGTCACTTGTGCCGTGTCCACCGCAATCAAATCGGTTTGTAGCATTTGCCTGAGTGGCCACGGGAGCTTGCGAGCAAGCAGCCCTATGGCCAACACGCCGAGAAAAAGCAAAACTAAGTGCTTGTTTTTCATGGGAATAGCACTTTTTCGGGCGAAGGTAACGAATCAGAGCAAGGGTGAGAACAGGCGGGCGATTTTGTCGCCCAACACCTGCCATCTGTTGCGCCGTCGCCATGCTTGTTGCGTGATGAGGCGGCTGTCGTTGAGGTCGTTGAGGAAGGATTCGGCGAGTTGTTGGCAAAATTCTTTTCCATAGATGACCGCGTTGATTTCAAAGTTCAGGTCGAAGCTGCGGTTGTCCATGTTGGCTGTGCCCACGAAACTAAGGTAATCGTCCACGACCAAAGTCTTTGCATGGACGAAGCCTTTTTGATAGAGGTAGATATGTACCCCGCAGTCGAGCAAATCTTGGTAGTAGGAGCGGGATGCCGAGTTCACAAAGCCCGAATCCGAGATGCCCGGCACGAGCAGCCGCACTTCTTTGCCACTCAAAGCTGCTTTGCGCAGCGCGTCGAAAATGCTTGCGTTGGGGATAAAATAAGGCGAAGTGAGAAAAATGCGTTCGTTGGCGTTGGCGATGGCGGTGAAATAGCTCAGCATGATGCCCGAACGCGGATAGTCGGGGCCTCCGGCGACGACTTGCACCAGTTCTCGCGCGTTGGGGAGTGGTCTTGACGTGGGCGGGAAAAGCCGTTCGTCGGGATTGATGCGCTGTCGGGAGCAAAAATTCCAGTCGGCGAGAAAAGTGTGTTGCAGCGTCCACACCGCTGGGCCTTCGAGCCGGATGTGGGTGTCGCGCCAATACATGGCGTTGGTTTTCACGGTGTTGATGTAGCGGTCGGATACGTTGATGCCGCCGACATAGCCCGTGTGGCCGTCTATCACGATTATTTTTCGGTGGTTGCGATAGTTGAGGCGGCTGGCAAAAAAAGGCCAGCGCACTTTGTAAAACGGGAAGGCCTCCACCTTTCCGGCTTTCAGTTGTTTGAGGAATTCGCGCCTCAGACCCCTGCTCCCAAAATCGTCGTAGATGAACCGCACTTTTACGCCCGATTTTGCCTTGCGGAGCAACACGTCCTTTATCTGATTGCCAATGCCGTCGTCCTCGTAGATGTAGTATTCGATATGGATAAAGTGTTGGGCCGATTCAAGGTCTTCCAGCAAGGCGGGGAATTTCGATTCGCCATTGTTCAGCAAGGTGACACAATTGAGCGACAACGGCTCGCGCACCTCATTCAGCAGCAACTGAGCGAGCTCGGTGTGGCCGCCCAATTGTGGCGCGTCGCGCTCGATGAGTTGCTCGGTCTTGGCCACATATTTTTCGCGGATGCTCATCAGCAGCTGATTGGTCGCCTTGAGTTTTTTGCTGTAAATCTGCCGTTTGCGATAGTTGACCCCCAGCGTGAAATAGGCGATGCTACCCAGCACCGGCAACATGACGTTGAGCAGCAAATAACTCAGCGCCTTGGCCGGATTGTTCGTGTCAAGGATGATGCGCACGGTCGTGAATAACATTAGCGCGTACACGCCGATGGAAAGTAGGGTTTCAACTTGAATCTGCATGGCAAGGCATACAATAATATAGCTGTGAAGGTAAGCGGCAAGTAATGGAAAGTCATCGCTACTTTTGCCGCTCTTTTTTTGGGGGGAATTTAGGTGGAGGGTGGAAGGTATCTCATCCTAAGATAACTTTACAGGTTAAGAGATAGTCCTGCTCTGGCCTTACTTATAATGTATACCCCAATAAACCTCCCCACTGAGCAGTCATACTGAAATCAGCCTTCCACCCTCTACCTATACCTCGCGCCGCCAAGTTTTGGGCATGGCTGCAATCGCAATCTGCTAAAAATCAAGAACATCAATCATGTTCATCTAACAAATCCTAGCGAATCAAGGTATAAATTCCCTCCCCTCATGATTTCAATGTCCCTTACATGACGAACAAAATCACCATCACAGGCGACCTCGGCAGCGGCAAAAGCGTGGTGTCGAGCATATTGTGCGAAAAAACAGGCTACGAATATGTGTCCACCGGGCGCATCCAGCGCCAATTGGCCGAAGAGCTCGGACTTGACACGCTCGAAATGAACCGCCGCGCCGACACGGACCCAACCATTGACCAACGTATTGACAGCATTTTCATTGACCTCGGCAAAAACCCAAAAGGCTACATCGTGGACAGCCGCATGGCGTGGTTTTTCCTGCCCGAATCGTTCAAAGTATATCTGCAAACAGACATCGCCGTCGCAGCCGAGCGCATTTTCAACGACCCCACCCGCAAGAGTGAGGAATACGAAACCAAAGAGGAAGCAGTAAGAAAAATAATCGCCCGCAAGAAAAGCGAGAACGCCCGTTTTTGGGTAAAATATGGTGCCGATTGCACCAATCTTCACAACTTCGACTTAGTGCTCGACACCACGCACCGCAGCCCGGAGCAGGTGGCCGCGTTGATACTCCGGGCACTTTCTTGGAAAAACGAAGCCATCCCCTTCGCTCGATTTTTATGATAAGGATAGAATGAGGGGGCAACAACGCACAAACCCCTCTTCACCCTTGCTGAGCCGTTTCTTTCATCGCGGTCGCCAAATCATGCCCCAAATATCGGTCTATCAGATAATGCGCCAGATAAATGGCGGGTGTCAACAGCACCGCCATCGCGCCCTTGTAGATGTAGCTCATAATCGAAATCGCCAGCACCTGCAAAAACGGCAGCTGCTGCCCGATATACAGCGCGATGAACACCACCACAAAACTGTCGAGAAATTGGGACACCAACGTGCTGCCCGTCGCTCGCAGCCAAATTTTGCTTTCGCCCGTCATCTTTTTGATGCGATGAAACACCCCGACATCCACCACCTGTGCCACCAAGAACGCCACGAGCGAACCAATGATAATCCACAAGCTCTGCCCGAACACGATGCCGTAGGCCGCGTTGTAGTCCGTCACCTGCGCGCGCATGGCAGCCTGTTCTTCCGCCGTCCAGTCGGGCTTGATGTGTGCCGTGCGCCAAAAGTCAGCGGGTTCGAGGCCAATTGCCATGAACACAATGAGGAAACCATAAGCAATCAGGCCAGCCGTGAGATAGGAAAGCACCTTGATGCCACGCGGCCCGAAATACTCGTTGATGATGTCGGTCATCACAAACACCGCAGGCCACATCAAGGCCCCTGCGGTCAGAGTAAAGGAAAGATTGCCCTGCCCGAAAAAAGTCCAGTTGACCGGCTCAAAGCCAAATGTTTTTTCCAACGAGAACAACTTGACCCCGATGAACTCGGCCACGATGGCATTGGTCATGAAGAAGCCCGCCAGCACCACCCAAAGGCGACTGGCTTTGGAGGAGAAAAAATCGCGCATAAGAGAGAATGGCGGTTAGGGGCAATTAAGCGGCGCAAGGTTGCAAAAACATTGCAACCACTTTGTTGCCAACCAAAAATTTTTTGGGCTGTTTACCTTCGCACCCATATCGCTGACTTTTATACTTCGCGCCGTTAGGTTTTGGGCATGGCTGCAATCGCAATCTGCTAAAAATCAAGAGCATCAATCATGTTCATCTAACAAATCCTAGCGAATCAAGGTATAGTTGGCGAATACACCCAAGTAACGCCAACTAAAAGTTGGCCACACCCAGCCAACCAAAAGTTGGCGTTACTATCATGGCAACATTTTCCATCAATTTAAAAGACGGCTCCGTCGAACAACCCAAGCCAGTCATCGTCGGCATTGACCTCGGCACCACCAATAGTCTTGTGGCATACATGAAAGATGGTCGCTCGACGTGCGTGAAAGGCAAAGACGGCAAAAGCACCCTCGTGCCATCCGTCGTCCATTTTGCCCAAAACGAGGAGATTATCGTCGGCGATGCCGCCAAAACGAAACTTGAGACCGACCCCGCCAACACGATTTACTCCGTGAAGCGACTCATGGGCAAGTCCTTCAAGGACGTGCGGGAGCAACAAG
This genomic interval from Saprospiraceae bacterium contains the following:
- a CDS encoding TonB-dependent receptor; amino-acid sequence: MKNIHIFFIALFPPLFLTAQTQSISGIVLDKDSRQPLVGATVQVLNTTPAIGAVSDAEGKFSLKNVPLGRHQIQCTYFGYDPWLSDPLIVSSVRETHLTIGLTEAVLKTQEVVVSARRRGNEPINELALLSTRSFSVDETQRYAASANDPGRMAQALPGVQPSRDSRSDIVVRGNSGIGLLWRLEGVDIPNPNHFARRGSSGGGITIFSISMLANSDFSTGAFPAEYGNAYSGVFDIHFRKGNPDKRAYTFRAGMLGLDFSTEGPFKKGGEATYLVNYRYSTLGILNKMGLHLVGERIDNTFQDLSFNLYFPSKNKKHLFTLWGIGGLSQETENAVEDTAEWRSYSDYFTRHFNTSMGAVGATHTVLLDETAYLKTSIVATGQDVDWRNDTLNAARVPFAVNTERYKEGRFVLSSFLSKKFGPRVALKTGFFINHIPYDFFRETLGDSSSIGAKGSTQLLQPYFQFRFRPTDKLTFNAGLHALFFTLNATSSIEPRLAAKYQFSEKQSISLAWGLHGRVLPLGNYFTRIGGREVNLSTDLIRAQHLVAGWDWLLGQASRIHVEVYRQTFRDVPVAKNPASSWSILNTIDGFAKQEMTNSGAGENIGLDASVEKSFTGGTFFIVGGSVMRSRYKDISGREHPTVFDSGKSATFTGGKEWTFRNASMLQLGLRVIYNGGQRLMPLLPGQTVNRYSPEPLLDENRAFQERVEAYFRPDLRIAFRKNNPRAAWWLALDVQNVMGRRNVDPLNRTYDPDLNQWVFREQSGLTPVLSFQIDW
- a CDS encoding queuosine precursor transporter — translated: MRDFFSSKASRLWVVLAGFFMTNAIVAEFIGVKLFSLEKTFGFEPVNWTFFGQGNLSFTLTAGALMWPAVFVMTDIINEYFGPRGIKVLSYLTAGLIAYGFLIVFMAIGLEPADFWRTAHIKPDWTAEEQAAMRAQVTDYNAAYGIVFGQSLWIIIGSLVAFLVAQVVDVGVFHRIKKMTGESKIWLRATGSTLVSQFLDSFVVVFIALYIGQQLPFLQVLAISIMSYIYKGAMAVLLTPAIYLAHYLIDRYLGHDLATAMKETAQQG
- the cls gene encoding cardiolipin synthase, whose product is MQIQVETLLSIGVYALMLFTTVRIILDTNNPAKALSYLLLNVMLPVLGSIAYFTLGVNYRKRQIYSKKLKATNQLLMSIREKYVAKTEQLIERDAPQLGGHTELAQLLLNEVREPLSLNCVTLLNNGESKFPALLEDLESAQHFIHIEYYIYEDDGIGNQIKDVLLRKAKSGVKVRFIYDDFGSRGLRREFLKQLKAGKVEAFPFYKVRWPFFASRLNYRNHRKIIVIDGHTGYVGGINVSDRYINTVKTNAMYWRDTHIRLEGPAVWTLQHTFLADWNFCSRQRINPDERLFPPTSRPLPNARELVQVVAGGPDYPRSGIMLSYFTAIANANERIFLTSPYFIPNASIFDALRKAALSGKEVRLLVPGISDSGFVNSASRSYYQDLLDCGVHIYLYQKGFVHAKTLVVDDYLSFVGTANMDNRSFDLNFEINAVIYGKEFCQQLAESFLNDLNDSRLITQQAWRRRNRWQVLGDKIARLFSPLL
- a CDS encoding FAD-binding oxidoreductase; the protein is MMLTQTTLANWGNYPATEARVATPESIEEVRACLLSQERLIARGNGKCYGDAALGPSVLSTLRLNRVLHFEPQTGQIECQAGVLLADLLGLVVPAGWFFHVTPGIKFITVGGAIASDVHGKNHPAKGCFSNWLHSFELMLASGEIVTCSRTERPDLFWQTCGGMGWTGIILSAKFQLMEISSAQLRQVTLRAADLDGLFSAFEENRQWPYQVAWLDGTHPHGRGAVFLAEHLREKEASSPLAFPAKKSVSVPLFAPAWLLNPLTIKTYNELFYRKNQPNEKVVDLDACFYPLDRIGHWNRLYGRRGFIQYQCCLPEEQSLEGLKKMLALIQTSPETPFLTVLKRHGERPPEAVHSFPIKGYSLALDFPRTKTIFHLVEKLDDLVWGLGGKIYLTKDACSAPRMGRVNPSAFGSEKFYSLLKERLLQPDKRLEE
- a CDS encoding agmatine deiminase family protein; translated protein: MKKHFYTFLLLAAPLLVHAQPIHPFTPPEYAPAKAVLIEWDFNPNTWSLYSPLIAACREAAETICVVRDMGEENIMRSRLTQDGVSLDNVSFVHVPCERMWIRDHGPFAIMTDEGMAFMEFDDHANSGMDEYLPTNLANLWGLSVFELPWVFDGGNLMVDGHGTLFCTNGLYSRNPNMSKQQIHADLEHYMGIKQVVALKSQHNDYWKHIDMQVKLLDDSTLVVSSVALGSSANHDSLEHNYNLLAALESPNGQPYRIARLPHADNWKTYANALLLNNHLLVPTYSHPNDSLALATYASLLPNHTVVGIDCNKIIGWDGALHCITMQLFDDAQVSRVKNISTRHDGFSVWPNPVPTGGTLWLRFADEWHDATWVQVLDVQGRVLHSQWLTPSDAAAVRLPVHLTPGVYWLQASGEQRMGVRRFVVR
- a CDS encoding DUF4340 domain-containing protein, with the protein product MKNKHLVLLFLGVLAIGLLARKLPWPLRQMLQTDLIAVDTAQVTQVTILHPDQSELLLERTEAGWAAAQDLRSVVVEAEKIEHILQALRSIRSLRIVKTRRPDTLGFSEKKRLQILVFRDSKMLEQFEIGDEHTENGQPATYIRLSRHEGIYLVENHLRGIFSKSLHYFRSPTVAQFDPQTVRAVMLEWPEQAPVLFEKNDSARLWETPSLTPVPHDTMLAWLSLFNRLNGSPFADHFDESRARETWLQRTTLHLASPDSLVFRLFYVQPPDLPEEITLAKKGLSTWVFHSSQNPSNFFAPTDTTLLRRMSDWLRPNHLR
- a CDS encoding cytidylate kinase family protein, encoding MTNKITITGDLGSGKSVVSSILCEKTGYEYVSTGRIQRQLAEELGLDTLEMNRRADTDPTIDQRIDSIFIDLGKNPKGYIVDSRMAWFFLPESFKVYLQTDIAVAAERIFNDPTRKSEEYETKEEAVRKIIARKKSENARFWVKYGADCTNLHNFDLVLDTTHRSPEQVAALILRALSWKNEAIPFARFL